A single Tindallia californiensis DNA region contains:
- a CDS encoding LacI family DNA-binding transcriptional regulator, with product MKFNIKDVAQKAGVSISTVSRVINSSKPVKQKTKEKVLDAIEELGYRPNAIARSLKVKHTKSIGIMTPDIANQFYPEVVRGIEDVANMYEYSIFLCNTDLNEEKELQYFAELEEKQIDGLIFMGNHVSKELRKEMESADIPVVLIGGKAPGIPSVTINNEKAAKDAVDFLLNQNHLRIGIITGKMKDPMMGQARLKGYQQALEEKGIEPEEELIIEGGYRYKSGYDGAKKLMALKVPPTAIFVCSDEMAIGACRAILEDGYEIPKDVAMIGFDNVDISGKVYPSLTTIGQPMYEMGAIAMRLITKILQKESIGALDIILDYEVIEREST from the coding sequence GTGAAATTTAATATAAAAGATGTTGCTCAAAAAGCCGGGGTTTCGATTTCGACAGTTTCAAGAGTGATTAATAGCAGCAAACCGGTTAAACAAAAAACAAAAGAAAAGGTTCTGGATGCTATCGAAGAACTGGGATATCGACCTAATGCTATTGCTAGAAGTTTGAAAGTGAAGCATACAAAATCGATTGGCATCATGACGCCGGATATTGCTAATCAGTTTTATCCGGAAGTGGTTAGGGGAATAGAGGATGTTGCGAATATGTACGAATACTCTATCTTTTTATGCAACACAGACCTTAACGAAGAGAAAGAATTGCAATACTTTGCCGAACTGGAAGAAAAACAGATTGACGGATTGATTTTCATGGGAAATCACGTGTCGAAAGAATTGCGAAAAGAAATGGAAAGTGCTGATATTCCTGTGGTTTTAATAGGTGGTAAGGCACCAGGCATTCCGTCTGTAACCATAAATAACGAAAAAGCAGCAAAGGATGCTGTTGACTTTTTACTTAATCAAAACCATCTCCGAATAGGAATCATTACAGGCAAAATGAAAGATCCAATGATGGGGCAAGCAAGGCTTAAAGGGTATCAACAGGCACTGGAGGAAAAAGGGATCGAACCAGAGGAAGAGTTAATAATTGAAGGCGGATATCGATATAAAAGTGGTTACGATGGTGCGAAAAAACTAATGGCATTAAAAGTTCCGCCAACCGCTATTTTTGTATGTAGTGATGAAATGGCTATAGGGGCATGCAGGGCAATACTAGAAGACGGGTATGAAATTCCAAAAGATGTTGCGATGATAGGGTTTGATAATGTGGATATTTCTGGAAAAGTTTACCCATCTCTTACAACGATAGGCCAGCCAATGTATGAAATGGGTGCTATTGCGATGAGGTTAATCACTAAAATTCTTCAAAAGGAAAGTATAGGAGCGCTAGATATTATACTGGATTATGAAGTGATTGAACGAGAAAGCACCTAA
- a CDS encoding betaine/proline/choline family ABC transporter ATP-binding protein — protein MIEFKKLSKSYDGKTNIVDRLDMTINDGELVVLIGESGCGKTTTMKMINRLIEPSGGEILIDGKNILEMNPIQLRRNIGYVIQKVGLMPHMSVGDNIELVAYLKNWDKEKRRARSRELLKLVNLEPDQYIDRYPNELSGGQQQRVGVARALAVNPDIILMDEPFSAVDPITRETLQEELIKLQSEVRKTIVFVTHDMDEALKLGDKIAVMQGGKIIQYDSPEKILKEPVNDYVEYFVGKDKLWKSPEMLYARDIMQKRPAVVLEHRTPAYALEVMRKRDTDFLVVVDAPYDQPQKMLGVVTPKELKGKGMVENNRMIDIMRKDYPTVTERTSMVKVLNIMKQERLHYIPVIEEEKNLLVGLITHGSIVNIITDALVDSEVEKEAL, from the coding sequence ATGATTGAATTTAAGAAGTTATCAAAGTCTTACGATGGTAAAACCAACATCGTCGACCGTCTCGATATGACCATTAATGATGGTGAGCTAGTGGTTCTAATCGGAGAAAGCGGTTGTGGGAAAACAACTACCATGAAAATGATCAATCGGCTTATTGAACCGTCCGGCGGAGAAATACTCATTGATGGAAAAAACATTTTAGAGATGAATCCTATCCAACTGCGACGCAATATAGGATATGTTATTCAAAAAGTCGGACTTATGCCACATATGAGTGTTGGGGATAATATCGAACTGGTTGCTTATCTTAAAAACTGGGATAAAGAAAAAAGAAGAGCACGCTCGAGAGAACTTCTAAAGCTTGTTAACCTTGAGCCTGATCAGTACATCGATCGCTACCCCAACGAACTAAGCGGAGGACAGCAGCAACGTGTCGGAGTCGCTAGAGCACTGGCCGTGAATCCAGACATTATCCTGATGGATGAACCTTTTAGTGCCGTCGATCCTATAACCCGTGAAACCCTCCAAGAAGAACTCATAAAGCTACAAAGTGAAGTTAGAAAAACGATTGTGTTTGTTACACACGATATGGATGAAGCTCTCAAGTTAGGTGATAAAATCGCTGTCATGCAAGGTGGAAAAATAATTCAATATGATTCGCCGGAAAAAATTCTAAAAGAACCCGTCAATGATTATGTTGAATATTTTGTCGGAAAGGATAAGCTATGGAAGTCACCAGAAATGCTTTATGCCAGAGATATCATGCAGAAAAGGCCTGCCGTTGTATTAGAACATAGAACTCCTGCCTACGCGCTTGAAGTAATGAGAAAAAGAGATACAGACTTTTTAGTAGTTGTAGATGCTCCATATGATCAACCTCAAAAAATGCTAGGCGTCGTTACACCAAAAGAACTTAAAGGTAAGGGAATGGTTGAAAACAATCGAATGATCGATATTATGCGAAAAGACTACCCTACCGTAACAGAACGAACTAGCATGGTAAAAGTTCTAAATATCATGAAACAGGAGAGGTTACACTATATCCCCGTGATCGAGGAGGAAAAAAATCTACTGGTAGGTCTCATTACCCACGGTAGTATTGTAAATATTATTACAGATGCCTTAGTGGATTCTGAAGTCGAAAAGGAGGCGTTGTAA
- a CDS encoding ABC transporter permease, giving the protein MEQPSFLEFFMNRFPDVISQTITHLQITGLAVFLAVLIGVPVGIFITRNKLLARNVLGFANIMQTLPSLALFGLMIPIMGIGFNLAVFVLFLYALLPIIKNAYTGIVGVDDSLIESGRGMGMTNTQLLWMVQIPLALPVIMAGIRIATVINIGTATIAALIGAGGLGSFIFRGISMGNNNLILTGAIPAAILALVVDWILGLVEHRITPKGVRK; this is encoded by the coding sequence TTGGAACAACCAAGCTTTTTAGAATTTTTTATGAATAGATTTCCTGATGTCATCAGCCAGACGATAACACACTTGCAAATCACAGGGTTAGCTGTTTTTTTAGCCGTTCTAATCGGAGTACCAGTGGGTATATTTATTACACGAAACAAACTACTTGCACGAAATGTTTTAGGTTTTGCAAATATTATGCAAACACTTCCTAGTTTAGCTTTGTTCGGTTTAATGATCCCCATAATGGGTATAGGCTTTAACCTAGCTGTGTTTGTACTATTTCTCTATGCGCTTTTACCGATCATTAAAAATGCTTACACCGGCATTGTGGGGGTTGATGATTCTTTAATTGAGTCTGGCCGAGGAATGGGAATGACGAACACTCAGCTGCTATGGATGGTTCAGATCCCATTGGCTCTACCTGTTATTATGGCTGGTATCAGAATCGCCACCGTCATTAATATTGGCACAGCAACAATAGCCGCTCTTATTGGAGCTGGAGGGCTTGGTAGCTTTATTTTTCGCGGGATATCGATGGGTAATAACAACCTGATCTTGACAGGAGCAATCCCAGCAGCTATACTCGCATTGGTAGTCGACTGGATTCTTGGGTTAGTTGAACATCGAATTACACCTAAAGGGGTCCGGAAATAA
- the tig gene encoding trigger factor — translation MSSEIVKREGNCISLKIVVSPEEFEKAINKAYNKMKSKFNIPGFRKGKAPRKIVEMNYGVEVFYEEAINVSFPEAYEKALEEHSLDPVDQPEVDIEKLEKGEDVIFLADIEIMPDVLVEGYKGVEVEKKIYPVKEEEIEKELKQMQEKNVRMIAIEDRPVQESDTVIFDFEGSIDGEVFEGGKAEKHTLEIGSGQFIPGFEEKMVGLKPGEESVIKVTFPEDYQAEDLAGKEADFKIKIHEVKEKEYPEIDDEFAKDVSEFDTLEELKADIRKKLEEQLEQRTEQELRASVIEKVTEKVSVDIPKAVVERQVNQMLQDFNQQMMSQGIGLDMYYQMTGSNEEDLKEKMRPDAEKTVKDQLVLDKITEIEEIAASDEEIEAEIAKIAEQYNQDVSDFKQKVAQHGNKVFADNVVLRKTIDFLTENATIKEVVENTEDATEEKQAE, via the coding sequence ATGAGTTCAGAAATTGTTAAAAGAGAAGGTAATTGTATATCCCTTAAGATTGTAGTTAGTCCGGAGGAGTTTGAAAAAGCAATTAATAAAGCGTATAACAAAATGAAATCTAAGTTCAATATCCCGGGATTCCGAAAAGGGAAAGCGCCACGAAAGATTGTTGAAATGAATTATGGAGTTGAAGTTTTTTATGAAGAAGCAATCAACGTTTCTTTTCCTGAAGCTTATGAAAAGGCATTGGAAGAGCATAGTCTTGATCCAGTAGATCAGCCGGAAGTAGATATAGAAAAGCTGGAAAAAGGAGAAGATGTTATTTTTCTTGCGGATATTGAGATTATGCCTGATGTGTTAGTAGAAGGCTATAAAGGTGTTGAAGTAGAGAAAAAGATTTATCCAGTGAAAGAGGAAGAAATTGAAAAAGAACTTAAACAAATGCAAGAAAAAAATGTGCGGATGATTGCCATAGAGGATAGACCAGTACAGGAGAGTGATACCGTAATATTCGATTTTGAAGGGTCCATTGATGGTGAGGTTTTTGAAGGTGGAAAAGCAGAAAAACATACACTGGAAATAGGATCTGGTCAATTTATTCCTGGGTTTGAAGAAAAAATGGTTGGCTTGAAGCCAGGCGAAGAAAGTGTTATTAAGGTTACTTTTCCAGAAGATTACCAGGCAGAGGATTTAGCCGGTAAAGAAGCGGATTTTAAGATTAAAATTCATGAAGTGAAAGAAAAAGAGTATCCAGAAATAGACGATGAGTTTGCTAAAGATGTATCGGAATTTGATACGTTAGAAGAGTTGAAAGCAGATATACGCAAAAAACTAGAGGAACAGTTGGAACAAAGAACGGAACAAGAACTTCGTGCATCGGTTATAGAAAAAGTAACAGAAAAAGTTTCTGTTGATATTCCTAAAGCAGTTGTTGAAAGACAGGTTAATCAAATGCTACAGGATTTTAATCAGCAAATGATGTCCCAAGGAATTGGTTTAGACATGTATTATCAAATGACAGGTTCTAATGAAGAAGACCTTAAAGAAAAAATGAGGCCGGATGCTGAAAAAACAGTTAAAGACCAGTTAGTTTTGGATAAAATTACTGAAATAGAGGAAATAGCAGCGTCTGATGAAGAGATTGAAGCAGAAATAGCAAAAATTGCAGAACAGTACAATCAAGATGTATCTGACTTTAAACAAAAAGTTGCTCAACATGGAAATAAAGTTTTTGCAGATAATGTAGTACTTAGAAAAACGATTGATTTCTTAACAGAAAATGCTACTATAAAAGAAGTAGTAGAAAACACCGAAGATGCGACAGAAGAAAAACAAGCAGAGTAA
- a CDS encoding MetS family NSS transporter small subunit encodes MTLSAITFMIIIFGFYAGGFAFFLLKAFKSE; translated from the coding sequence ATGACATTATCGGCGATTACGTTTATGATTATTATTTTTGGTTTTTATGCCGGTGGTTTTGCTTTTTTTCTTCTGAAAGCGTTCAAAAGCGAATAA
- the clpX gene encoding ATP-dependent Clp protease ATP-binding subunit ClpX, with amino-acid sequence MARYEEKKQLKCSFCGKSQDQVRRLIAGPNVYICDECIELCQEIIQEELDENLEIDLLELPKPQEIKDILDQYVIGQDHAKKTLAVAVYNHYKRINAEQQADDVDLQKSNILLLGPTGSGKTLLAQTMAKLLNVPFAIADATSLTEAGYVGEDVENILLKIIQAADYDIEKAEKGIIYIDEMDKIARKSENPSITRDVSGEGVQQALLKILEGTVASVPPQGGRKHPHQEFIQINTSNILFVCGGAFDGIESIVQKRVGKKSMGFGADIQSKQDLDIGALLKMIQPEDLLKYGLIPELVGRLPVVATLDLLDEEAFIRILTEPKNALVKQYQKLFEMDHVTLDFEKGVFDLIAQKAKETKTGARGLRGIMETLMMDIMYDIPSREDVDKVMITKETILNNRQPTVIYKKADAKTKNDENDESEKEETAS; translated from the coding sequence ATGGCACGCTATGAAGAAAAAAAGCAACTTAAATGCTCTTTTTGTGGAAAATCACAGGATCAAGTACGACGATTGATTGCTGGTCCTAATGTCTACATTTGTGATGAGTGTATTGAGTTGTGCCAGGAAATTATCCAAGAGGAATTGGACGAAAACTTAGAGATAGATCTTTTAGAGCTACCGAAACCTCAAGAGATAAAAGATATTCTTGATCAATATGTTATTGGTCAGGATCATGCGAAAAAAACACTAGCTGTTGCGGTGTATAATCATTACAAAAGAATTAATGCGGAGCAGCAAGCAGATGATGTAGACCTGCAAAAAAGCAATATCTTGTTGTTGGGTCCGACGGGTTCAGGGAAAACTTTGCTTGCGCAAACAATGGCTAAGCTTCTAAATGTTCCCTTTGCAATTGCGGATGCAACGTCACTGACAGAAGCTGGGTATGTTGGTGAAGATGTTGAAAATATTTTGCTGAAAATTATCCAGGCAGCAGATTATGATATTGAAAAGGCTGAAAAAGGTATTATCTACATTGATGAAATGGATAAAATAGCGCGTAAATCTGAAAACCCATCGATTACACGTGATGTTAGTGGTGAAGGTGTACAGCAAGCTTTACTGAAAATTCTGGAAGGAACTGTCGCTTCGGTTCCTCCACAAGGTGGAAGGAAGCACCCACACCAAGAATTTATTCAAATAAATACCAGCAATATCCTTTTTGTTTGTGGTGGTGCTTTTGATGGTATTGAAAGCATTGTTCAGAAACGAGTAGGGAAAAAATCAATGGGCTTTGGTGCTGACATTCAAAGCAAGCAAGATCTTGATATCGGAGCACTATTGAAGATGATTCAGCCCGAAGACCTGCTGAAATATGGTCTTATTCCGGAGCTGGTAGGCAGACTACCTGTTGTGGCAACATTAGACTTACTAGATGAGGAAGCCTTTATCAGGATACTTACTGAACCTAAAAACGCACTGGTAAAGCAATATCAAAAACTTTTTGAGATGGATCATGTTACCCTTGATTTTGAAAAAGGTGTATTTGATTTGATTGCCCAAAAAGCTAAAGAAACCAAGACTGGTGCTCGTGGTTTAAGAGGTATTATGGAAACGCTTATGATGGATATTATGTATGATATTCCATCACGGGAAGATGTAGACAAAGTAATGATTACAAAAGAGACAATTTTGAATAACAGACAGCCAACTGTGATTTATAAAAAGGCGGATGCTAAAACGAAAAATGATGAAAATGATGAAAGTGAAAAAGAGGAAACAGCCTCCTGA
- a CDS encoding sodium-dependent transporter — MQKSNNSQFKSRFGFIAAAIGMAVGTGNMWRFPRVAAANGGGAFLLALTVAMFVYAIPLLLAEMSIARKTRLGTVGAMRDFMGKKFTWIGGWLALVAMGVMFYYSVVAGWTLKYLVLSVQGTFAQPDITPELTQSIWEGFLSSPVQTIFFHGVSMFFGAIVIYKGVSAGIEKVTKVMVPTLFVLISLVAIRGVTLPGASAGLEFLFTPNLEYLFKAQTWLEAFTQAAWSTGAGWALIMTYAVYTKEKEDLSLNCFIVGFGDVLVGLIASTAILPTVYSLSSTVEVAEAALGSGNNGLIFVYLSALFGNMPGGTFVAIVFFAALAFAALSSLLSMIEVGVLNLQDAGWSRGKATLFVCLSGFVIGIPSAYSIHFLDNQDFVWGVGLLISGLLISVAVMKYGVEKVRIEDINHEHSDMYIGKWWSYMIRIFPLVFVVIFGWWTWQAISWYPGEWWKPFEVFSPGTMAFQWGVGAFIMIKLNNWLAERIKTGAISEASVTEGLKSKE, encoded by the coding sequence ATGCAGAAATCTAACAATTCACAGTTTAAATCGAGATTTGGTTTTATTGCAGCCGCAATTGGAATGGCTGTTGGGACAGGGAATATGTGGCGCTTTCCTAGAGTAGCAGCTGCAAATGGTGGAGGAGCCTTCTTATTGGCATTAACGGTAGCGATGTTTGTTTATGCAATTCCTTTGTTATTAGCAGAAATGTCCATTGCTCGTAAAACAAGGCTGGGAACCGTAGGAGCTATGCGGGACTTTATGGGAAAAAAGTTCACCTGGATTGGTGGCTGGCTAGCCTTGGTAGCTATGGGTGTTATGTTTTATTATTCAGTTGTAGCAGGCTGGACATTGAAATATCTTGTGCTTTCGGTGCAGGGAACTTTTGCACAACCGGATATAACTCCTGAATTGACACAAAGCATCTGGGAAGGTTTCTTGTCTTCTCCTGTTCAAACCATCTTTTTTCATGGAGTATCAATGTTCTTTGGTGCTATTGTTATATACAAAGGGGTTAGTGCAGGAATTGAAAAAGTAACAAAAGTAATGGTACCAACCTTATTTGTACTAATATCCTTAGTGGCGATCAGAGGTGTTACATTACCGGGCGCATCTGCCGGGCTGGAATTTTTGTTTACACCTAATCTTGAATACCTTTTTAAAGCGCAAACATGGTTAGAAGCTTTTACACAGGCAGCTTGGTCAACCGGTGCCGGATGGGCGCTTATTATGACCTATGCAGTATATACTAAAGAAAAAGAAGACCTCTCACTAAATTGCTTTATTGTTGGTTTTGGAGATGTATTGGTAGGGCTGATTGCATCAACGGCGATACTGCCAACGGTATATTCGCTTTCTTCAACGGTTGAAGTGGCAGAAGCAGCATTGGGGTCTGGTAATAATGGGTTAATATTCGTATATCTTTCTGCCTTATTTGGAAATATGCCGGGTGGTACTTTTGTCGCGATTGTGTTTTTTGCAGCTTTGGCATTTGCAGCGTTATCATCATTATTATCGATGATTGAAGTAGGGGTATTGAACTTACAAGATGCTGGATGGAGTCGGGGAAAAGCAACTTTGTTTGTATGTTTGAGCGGCTTTGTCATTGGAATACCATCGGCCTACAGCATTCATTTTCTTGATAATCAGGACTTTGTTTGGGGAGTTGGGCTATTAATAAGTGGACTTTTAATATCGGTCGCTGTTATGAAATATGGTGTAGAAAAAGTTCGTATAGAGGACATTAATCACGAACATAGTGATATGTATATAGGTAAATGGTGGTCATATATGATTCGGATATTCCCACTTGTGTTTGTTGTGATTTTTGGGTGGTGGACCTGGCAAGCGATTAGCTGGTACCCGGGAGAGTGGTGGAAACCCTTTGAAGTTTTTTCGCCAGGAACCATGGCATTTCAATGGGGAGTAGGTGCTTTTATCATGATTAAGCTAAACAACTGGTTAGCAGAGCGTATTAAAACAGGCGCAATAAGTGAGGCTAGCGTGACTGAAGGTCTAAAGAGTAAAGAATAG
- the clpP gene encoding ATP-dependent Clp endopeptidase proteolytic subunit ClpP translates to MSLVPIVVEQTNRGERSYDIYSRLLKDRIILLNQEINDVNAGLIVAQLIFLEADDPDKDIQLYINSPGGSITSGMAIYDTMNYVKPDVSTICIGMAASMGAFLLGAGTKGKRYALPNAEVMIHQPLGGTRGQAEDIRIHTERILKTRETMNKILSERTGQPLEKIQKDTDRDFFMSATESKEYGLIDEVIASRK, encoded by the coding sequence ATGTCACTAGTGCCAATTGTAGTAGAACAGACAAATCGAGGTGAAAGATCCTACGATATATATTCAAGGCTATTAAAAGACCGTATTATACTACTGAATCAGGAAATTAATGATGTAAATGCAGGTTTGATAGTTGCGCAGCTAATTTTTTTAGAAGCAGATGATCCGGATAAAGACATTCAGTTATATATTAACAGTCCTGGCGGCTCCATTACATCAGGGATGGCTATATATGATACAATGAACTATGTCAAGCCAGATGTATCAACAATATGCATAGGTATGGCGGCTAGCATGGGTGCTTTTTTACTGGGTGCTGGTACGAAAGGGAAGCGATATGCACTTCCTAATGCAGAGGTGATGATACATCAACCACTGGGTGGAACTCGAGGTCAGGCTGAAGATATCCGAATTCACACAGAGAGAATCTTAAAAACACGAGAAACAATGAATAAAATTCTTTCTGAGAGAACAGGTCAGCCTTTAGAAAAAATTCAGAAAGACACGGACAGAGACTTTTTTATGTCGGCGACAGAATCAAAAGAATATGGATTAATTGACGAAGTCATTGCGTCCAGGAAATAA
- a CDS encoding glycine betaine ABC transporter substrate-binding protein: MIFQRSSKLMVTLAILLIFSFVFVGCGGDTAEDVPIDSPENDITSSEDESPEGGEVTIGTKNFTESILLANIFSVLIEENTNMTANVQELGGTMVAFEALRNNDIQLYPEYTGTGYINMLEKTEILTAEETYEIVQNEFQERWNLEWMQPLGFNNTYTLALRQTMIDDLDLNTFSDLLEHDQDLTFGGTTEFVERQDGLPGLIEAYNFEFGNVVDLDPGLMYTAVQSENVDIISAFATDGRIPAYKLGILEDDLSFFPPYFAAPLIRSDILEEYPQLEILNSLHNIIDDETMAELNFRVDEMGETEDTVARDFLSSVGLI, from the coding sequence ATGATTTTTCAAAGAAGCAGCAAGCTTATGGTAACGCTGGCAATTTTGCTAATATTCAGTTTTGTTTTCGTTGGTTGTGGAGGAGACACGGCAGAGGATGTGCCGATAGATTCACCAGAAAATGATATCACCTCATCCGAAGACGAGAGTCCTGAGGGTGGGGAGGTTACCATAGGAACCAAAAACTTTACGGAATCAATCCTATTAGCTAATATTTTCTCTGTGCTAATAGAAGAAAATACGAATATGACAGCTAATGTCCAAGAGCTTGGCGGTACGATGGTAGCTTTCGAAGCACTTCGCAATAATGATATCCAACTTTATCCTGAGTATACAGGAACAGGATATATCAACATGCTCGAAAAGACGGAAATATTAACCGCCGAAGAAACCTATGAGATTGTCCAAAATGAATTTCAAGAAAGATGGAACTTAGAATGGATGCAGCCTCTTGGCTTTAACAACACTTATACCCTCGCTCTTCGTCAAACGATGATTGATGACTTGGATTTAAATACCTTTAGCGATTTATTAGAGCATGATCAAGACTTGACCTTTGGTGGAACCACCGAATTCGTAGAGAGACAGGATGGTTTGCCAGGGTTGATTGAAGCATATAACTTCGAATTTGGCAATGTGGTAGATTTGGATCCAGGCTTAATGTACACAGCCGTCCAAAGTGAAAATGTGGATATTATCAGTGCCTTTGCAACAGATGGGCGTATTCCTGCTTACAAACTAGGAATACTGGAAGATGATCTTAGCTTTTTTCCTCCCTATTTTGCTGCTCCTCTAATTCGAAGCGATATCCTTGAAGAATATCCTCAGCTTGAGATTCTCAACAGCTTACACAATATAATTGATGACGAAACAATGGCTGAATTAAACTTCAGAGTTGATGAAATGGGCGAAACAGAAGATACTGTTGCGAGAGATTTTCTTTCTTCTGTAGGCTTAATTTAG